The following coding sequences are from one Apodemus sylvaticus chromosome X, mApoSyl1.1, whole genome shotgun sequence window:
- the Awat2 gene encoding acyl-CoA wax alcohol acyltransferase 2: MLWPTKKDLKTAMEVFALFQWALSAFVIATTVILVNLYLVVFTSYWPVTVLMLTWLAFDWKTPERGGRRFTCVRRWCLWKHYSNYFPLKIVKTKDISPNHNYILACHPHGLMAHSCFGHFATETTDFSKTFPGITPYMLTLGAFFWVPFLREYVMSTGSCSVSQSSMDFLLTQKGTGNMLVVVVGGLAECKYSMPGSTTLFLKNRQGFVRIALRHGVSLIPAYAFGEADLYKQHIFTPGSLINRFQKWFQKMVHIYPCAFYGRGFTKNSWGLLPYSQPVTTIVGEPLPLPKIENPSKETVTKYHTLYIDALRKLFDQHKTKFGISETQELVII; this comes from the exons ATGCTCTGGCCCACCAAGAAGGACCTCAAGACTGCCATGGAGGTCTTTGCTCTTTTCCAGTGGGCCCTCAGTGCCTTTGTTATAG CCACCACTGTGATCCTTGTCAATCTCTACTTGGTGGTGTTCACGTCGTACTGGCCTGTCACTGTGTTGATGCTCACCTGGTTGGCTTTTGACTGGAAGACCCCTGAGAGAG GTGGCCGCCGGTTCACCTGTGTGAGGAGGTGGTGTCTGTGGAAACACTACAGCAATTACTTCCCACTCAAG ATTGTGAAGACGAAAGATATTTCACCCAACCACAACTACATCCTTGCCTGCCATCCTCACGGGCTCATGGCCCATTCATGTTTTGGTCACTTTGCCACTGAGACAACAGACTTTTCCAAGACCTTTCCTGGTATCACTCCTTATATGCTCACACTAGGAGCCTTTTTCTGGGTGCCTTTCCTCAGAGAGTATGTAATGTCTACAG GGTCCTGCTCTGTGAGTCAATCTTCCATGGACTTTCTGCTTACCCAGAAGGGCACAGGCAACATGCTTGTTGTCGTAGTTGGTGGCCTGGCTGAGTGTAAATACAGCATGCCGGGCTCTACCACCCTGTTCCTGAAGAATCGGCAAGGCTTTGTGCGCATAGCCCTTCGACATGG GGTGTCTCTAATCCCTGCTTATGCCTTTGGAGAGGCAGACCTCTACAAACAGCACATTTTCACTCCTGGGAGCCTTATCAATCGCTTCCAGAAGTGGTTCCAGAAGATGGTACACATCTACCCCTGTGCTTTCTATGGGCGTGGCTTCACCAAGAACTCCTGGGGCCTTCTGCCCTATTCTCAGCCAGTAACCACTATTG TCGGGGAACCTCTACCATTGCCCAAGATTGAGAATCCAAGCAAGGAGACTGTGACCAAATACCACACACTCTATATTGATGCCCTACGCAAATTGTTTGATCAGCATAAGACCAAGTTTGGCATCTCAGAGACCCAGGAGCTGGTGATAATTTGA